One Luteibacter aegosomaticola genomic window carries:
- a CDS encoding class I adenylate-forming enzyme family protein, with amino-acid sequence MNSFSLSSLLHDALRAHAALGRRAFLVGDQVVSYSAFADRIEAYASGFGHAGLSRGDFVGIASAKTVECVAAFFGAMRAGLCPTVMEARISSEELASRMGAVGMRLLACDEADMPGGCAEALAGIDARAVPLASMASDAPFNAPALTEEDRALLLFTSGSTGRPKGVLLSHGNLMANARGVSAHTGVTAADRLLHIMPLHHTNGINNQLVVPLLAGAEIALVERFRADDIVDCLRHYRPTYVTGVPTMYSRVLAKLESGERFESLRFLRCGSAPITPALHEAIEAAFGVPLVVSYGLSEATCTTTMNPPNARKIGSIGTVLEGQELALFQPGTDERVAPGQDGEIRIRGPVLMQGYIGAEVESPIVDGWLRTGDLGRFDSEGYITITGRIKDVIIRGGENLSPGLIENQLEKHPTVKECCVVGAADADLGEVPIAFVVAQAGSTLDLDALREHVMQGLSRVYVPARIHVLATLPTGSLGKVDRNALKRMAAQPNAAAA; translated from the coding sequence ATGAACTCGTTCTCCCTCTCGTCCCTGCTGCACGATGCGTTGCGTGCGCATGCGGCGCTTGGCCGCCGCGCCTTTCTCGTTGGCGACCAGGTGGTCAGCTACAGTGCGTTCGCCGACCGCATCGAGGCCTATGCTTCGGGCTTCGGTCACGCAGGGCTGTCGCGTGGCGATTTCGTCGGCATCGCGTCGGCCAAGACCGTGGAATGTGTCGCTGCGTTCTTTGGTGCGATGCGTGCGGGGCTCTGCCCGACGGTGATGGAAGCGCGCATTTCTTCGGAAGAGCTGGCTTCGCGCATGGGCGCGGTGGGTATGCGCTTGCTGGCGTGTGACGAAGCCGACATGCCGGGTGGTTGCGCGGAAGCGCTTGCCGGGATCGATGCCAGGGCCGTGCCGCTGGCGTCCATGGCTTCCGACGCTCCCTTCAATGCACCCGCCCTCACGGAGGAAGATCGCGCCCTGCTGCTCTTTACCTCGGGCAGCACGGGTCGGCCGAAGGGCGTGTTGTTGTCTCACGGCAACCTCATGGCCAACGCCCGCGGCGTAAGCGCGCATACGGGCGTGACGGCGGCTGATCGTCTTCTGCATATCATGCCGCTGCACCATACGAACGGAATCAACAACCAGCTCGTCGTGCCGCTACTTGCCGGTGCGGAGATCGCGCTCGTGGAGCGCTTCCGTGCCGACGACATCGTGGATTGCCTGCGCCATTACCGGCCCACGTATGTCACGGGCGTGCCGACGATGTACTCGCGCGTACTCGCCAAGCTCGAGTCCGGCGAACGGTTCGAATCGCTGCGTTTCCTTCGTTGCGGCTCCGCACCGATCACCCCGGCATTGCATGAGGCCATCGAGGCGGCGTTCGGCGTGCCTCTGGTGGTGTCGTACGGTCTTTCCGAAGCCACCTGCACCACCACGATGAACCCGCCGAACGCGCGGAAGATCGGCAGCATCGGCACCGTGCTCGAAGGCCAGGAGCTGGCGTTGTTCCAGCCTGGCACCGATGAGCGCGTGGCTCCCGGGCAGGATGGCGAGATCCGCATTCGCGGCCCGGTGTTAATGCAGGGCTATATCGGCGCTGAGGTGGAATCGCCGATCGTCGACGGCTGGCTGCGCACGGGTGACCTCGGTCGTTTCGACAGCGAGGGCTACATCACCATCACCGGCCGCATCAAGGATGTGATCATCCGCGGCGGCGAAAATCTCTCGCCGGGCCTCATCGAGAACCAGCTCGAAAAGCACCCCACGGTGAAGGAATGCTGCGTCGTCGGCGCCGCCGATGCGGATCTTGGCGAGGTACCGATCGCCTTCGTGGTCGCGCAGGCCGGCTCAACCCTCGACCTCGATGCCCTGCGCGAGCATGTGATGCAAGGCCTCTCCCGTGTCTACGTGCCGGCCCGCATCCACGTCCTCGCCACGCTACCCACCGGCAGCCTCGGCAAGGTCGACCGCAATGCGCTCAAGCGGATGGCGGCACAGCCGAATGCCGCGGCGGCCTGA
- a CDS encoding CoA-transferase subunit beta — protein sequence MRESWSPFSFIVTNLARFVRPNEITFSGVNSTLPMLACLLAKRAYDFEYTYINVAGGVDPQPSAIPISSSDPVLAEGSRSIFSNEDFYDLCTRGKMDLCFLGAAQVDGLGQTNVSSIGDWHNPKVRLPGGGGGAVMLPTARRAVTWRTEHSRRTMVEKLDFLTAAGGMHGVVTPIAVFIKRDGKLALQSWHPESSLDEVRARTGFAFDAEGATPAELPTARERDGLRSLDPMGTFERDAGVRLRPEAAA from the coding sequence ATGCGTGAGTCATGGTCACCGTTCTCGTTCATCGTGACGAACCTCGCACGCTTCGTGCGCCCGAACGAAATCACCTTCAGCGGTGTGAACTCCACGCTGCCGATGCTCGCCTGCCTGCTCGCCAAGCGCGCGTACGATTTCGAGTACACCTATATCAATGTCGCTGGCGGCGTCGATCCGCAGCCTTCCGCCATTCCCATCTCCAGCTCCGATCCGGTGCTGGCCGAAGGTTCGCGTTCCATCTTCTCAAACGAGGACTTCTACGACCTCTGCACGCGCGGGAAGATGGATCTGTGCTTCCTGGGCGCGGCACAGGTCGATGGCCTGGGCCAGACCAATGTGTCGAGCATCGGCGACTGGCATAACCCGAAGGTCCGCCTGCCCGGTGGCGGCGGTGGTGCAGTGATGCTGCCGACGGCGCGTCGCGCGGTCACCTGGCGCACCGAGCACTCGCGCCGCACGATGGTGGAGAAGCTCGATTTCCTCACGGCGGCGGGTGGCATGCACGGCGTCGTTACGCCGATCGCGGTGTTCATCAAGCGCGACGGCAAGCTGGCACTGCAGTCCTGGCACCCCGAGAGCTCGCTTGATGAGGTGCGCGCGCGGACCGGTTTCGCGTTCGATGCGGAAGGCGCCACGCCGGCCGAGCTGCCCACGGCACGCGAGCGCGACGGCCTGCGCTCACTCGACCCGATGGGCACGTTCGAACGCGATGCGGGGGTGCGTCTCCGCCCGGAGGCGGCGGCATGA
- a CDS encoding MFS transporter — protein sequence MAQVQQGGSQFGRVFKVVSGNFLEMFDFMVYGFYASAIAHAIFPNASGYISLMMSLMTFGVGFLMRPVGAIVLGAYIDRHGRRKGLIASLGIMSIGVLIIAFTPDYATIGMAAPILVLVGRLLQGFSAGAESGGVSVYLAEIAPPGKRGLYVAWQSASQQVAVIFAAILGVVLRFSLSEEQIMAWGWRIPFVIGSLIVPLLFYIRRTLQETEAFEKRAKTHAPTLREIYAGLLTNWKIVLNAVLLVTLTSVMFYLITAYTPTYGKEVLNLTARDAFAVTVCVGISNFIFVPLMGALSDKIGRVRTLTIFSIAVAVTAYPAMAWLVADPSFGRMLAVLLWLSFLYGGYQGVMVVSLTEMMPAHVRASGFSVAYSLAQAIFGGFTPAVSTWLIHSSGDKAMPGAWLAASAVASIIGVWMLHRSGAPVGKGNRAAASAETAATKHTVARVAH from the coding sequence ATGGCACAGGTGCAACAAGGCGGCTCGCAATTCGGCCGCGTCTTCAAGGTCGTCAGCGGTAACTTCCTTGAGATGTTTGATTTCATGGTCTACGGCTTCTATGCCTCGGCCATCGCCCACGCGATCTTCCCGAACGCGAGCGGCTACATTTCACTGATGATGTCGCTGATGACCTTCGGCGTCGGCTTTCTCATGCGTCCGGTCGGCGCCATCGTGCTCGGCGCCTATATCGACCGGCACGGCCGGCGTAAGGGCCTCATCGCCAGCCTCGGCATCATGTCGATCGGTGTGCTGATCATCGCGTTCACGCCCGACTACGCCACCATCGGCATGGCGGCCCCGATCCTCGTCCTGGTCGGCCGCCTGTTGCAGGGCTTCTCCGCCGGCGCCGAATCCGGTGGCGTCTCGGTGTACCTCGCCGAGATCGCGCCGCCGGGCAAGCGCGGCCTGTATGTGGCATGGCAGTCGGCCAGCCAGCAGGTGGCGGTGATCTTCGCGGCGATTCTCGGCGTGGTGCTGCGCTTCTCGCTGAGCGAGGAACAGATCATGGCCTGGGGCTGGCGTATCCCGTTCGTGATCGGTTCCCTGATCGTGCCGCTGCTGTTCTATATCCGCCGCACGCTGCAGGAGACCGAGGCGTTTGAAAAGCGCGCCAAGACGCATGCACCGACGCTGCGCGAGATTTACGCCGGCCTGCTGACGAACTGGAAGATCGTGCTCAATGCGGTGCTTCTGGTGACGTTGACCAGCGTGATGTTCTACCTGATCACCGCTTACACCCCGACCTACGGTAAAGAGGTATTGAACCTCACGGCGCGCGACGCCTTTGCCGTCACGGTGTGCGTAGGTATCTCCAACTTCATCTTCGTGCCGCTGATGGGCGCGCTGTCGGACAAGATTGGCCGCGTCCGCACCCTCACCATCTTCTCCATCGCGGTGGCGGTCACGGCGTACCCGGCAATGGCCTGGCTCGTCGCCGATCCATCCTTCGGCCGCATGCTCGCCGTGCTGCTGTGGCTCTCCTTCCTCTACGGCGGCTACCAGGGCGTGATGGTGGTGAGCCTCACCGAGATGATGCCGGCGCATGTGCGTGCATCGGGCTTCTCCGTGGCGTACAGCCTTGCCCAGGCGATCTTCGGCGGGTTCACTCCGGCGGTGAGCACCTGGCTGATCCATAGCTCGGGCGACAAGGCCATGCCGGGTGCGTGGCTCGCAGCCTCCGCGGTCGCCAGCATCATCGGCGTGTGGATGCTGCATCGGAGCGGCGCCCCGGTGGGCAAGGGAAACCGTGCGGCAGCCTCGGCGGAAACCGCGGCTACCAAGCACACCGTAGCGCGGGTGGCCCACTGA
- a CDS encoding IclR family transcriptional regulator, translated as MDTTLLKGLNVLEAIARSRGARGVSELARELELTKSNVHRTLQTLSAAGYVRPAAAPGTYECTLKLFEMASGVVARIDVRQSADPFMQQLARLTKETIHLSILDGTDVIYLNKIESPQPVRAYSTIGGRAPAHCVASGKALLAWQGEGVLSQLPARLPSPTLRSIATIDALLEELTRVRRQGFAVNRGEWREGVGGVAAIVFDMHGMPVAALGISGPVERLRPASVRKYSELVMEAALGLSRALGYSQAGYPPVAAA; from the coding sequence ATGGATACCACCCTTCTGAAAGGCCTTAATGTCCTCGAAGCGATTGCCCGCTCGCGGGGCGCCCGAGGCGTCAGCGAACTGGCCCGAGAGCTCGAGCTGACCAAGAGCAACGTGCACCGCACGCTGCAGACACTGAGCGCGGCAGGCTACGTCCGGCCCGCCGCCGCGCCCGGCACCTACGAATGCACGCTGAAGCTGTTCGAGATGGCTAGCGGCGTCGTGGCACGCATCGACGTGCGGCAGAGCGCAGATCCCTTCATGCAGCAGCTCGCGCGGCTCACGAAGGAAACCATCCATCTCTCGATCCTGGATGGCACCGACGTCATCTACCTCAACAAGATCGAATCGCCGCAGCCGGTACGTGCCTACTCCACCATCGGTGGCCGCGCGCCCGCGCATTGCGTCGCGTCGGGCAAGGCGCTGCTCGCGTGGCAGGGTGAAGGCGTCCTCAGCCAGCTGCCGGCGCGCCTGCCTTCACCGACGCTGCGCTCCATCGCCACGATCGATGCGCTGCTCGAAGAACTCACCCGCGTGCGCCGCCAGGGTTTCGCCGTGAACCGCGGCGAATGGCGCGAAGGCGTGGGTGGCGTCGCCGCCATCGTCTTCGACATGCATGGCATGCCCGTGGCCGCCCTCGGCATCTCCGGACCCGTCGAGCGCCTGCGCCCGGCCAGCGTCCGCAAATACAGCGAGCTGGTGATGGAGGCCGCGCTCGGCCTCTCGCGCGCGCTCGGATATTCGCAGGCCGGCTACCCGCCGGTCGCCGCCGCCTGA
- a CDS encoding homoserine kinase, translating into MRMLKEDTSPLAPAAIATAEAYASVGNVGIGFDILGHTVEGAGDRAEVRRIPEREVRIAAIHGVVTALPLKAEDNTAGAALLSMIHGLNLPFGFELTLHKGIALGSGMGGSAASCVAAVVAANALLDEPLPREALYPFAMDGEVVASGSRHGDNLGPMLLGGLVLATDKRLVRVPVPAEWHCALVHPHVVLETRKARAALAGHYALGEFVAQSANLAMVLAGCYRGEAALVREGLSDVLVEPRRAPLIPGFYDVKQAALDHGAFGASISGAGPSVFGWFEERSAAVAAAHDMQAAFRAAGHRSDALVAPIDGPAARVV; encoded by the coding sequence ATGCGCATGCTGAAAGAAGACACCTCGCCCCTCGCCCCCGCCGCTATCGCCACCGCCGAGGCTTATGCCAGCGTCGGTAACGTCGGTATCGGCTTCGACATTCTTGGCCACACGGTGGAAGGCGCCGGCGACCGCGCCGAAGTACGCCGCATTCCCGAGCGCGAAGTCCGTATCGCCGCGATCCACGGCGTGGTGACCGCCCTGCCGCTCAAGGCGGAAGACAACACGGCGGGCGCTGCGCTGCTTTCGATGATCCACGGGCTGAACCTGCCCTTCGGTTTTGAACTCACCCTGCACAAAGGCATCGCGCTGGGCTCTGGCATGGGCGGTTCCGCCGCCTCGTGCGTTGCCGCTGTCGTGGCGGCCAACGCATTGCTGGATGAGCCCTTGCCGCGCGAAGCGCTGTATCCCTTTGCGATGGATGGCGAGGTGGTCGCCAGCGGCAGCCGCCACGGCGACAACCTCGGCCCGATGCTGCTGGGCGGCCTGGTGCTCGCCACCGACAAACGCCTCGTCCGCGTGCCGGTGCCTGCGGAATGGCACTGCGCCCTCGTGCATCCGCATGTGGTGCTGGAGACGCGCAAGGCGCGCGCGGCACTGGCCGGGCACTACGCGCTCGGCGAATTCGTCGCGCAGAGCGCGAACCTCGCGATGGTGCTGGCGGGCTGCTACCGCGGTGAAGCTGCGCTGGTACGCGAGGGCCTATCCGATGTGCTGGTGGAACCCCGCCGCGCGCCGCTGATTCCGGGCTTTTATGACGTGAAGCAAGCCGCGCTCGATCATGGTGCGTTCGGCGCCAGCATCTCCGGCGCAGGCCCAAGCGTGTTTGGCTGGTTCGAAGAACGCTCGGCCGCCGTGGCCGCCGCGCACGATATGCAGGCCGCATTCCGTGCCGCTGGCCATCGCAGCGATGCGCTGGTGGCACCGATCGACGGCCCTGCGGCGCGGGTGGTGTGA
- a CDS encoding OprD family outer membrane porin, which yields MRRRLLAAATLACVAAGVHADDFFRDATVDGEVRLYRFDRNYDNPTSKDSFSNSLAGLLTVKSGKVGGFSLVATGFSAHSFGTQSHDTSRIDASLMGPDNVIDGFSQAYLEYANKWVTVRAGDQYLSTPWMGQSDSRVIPASYQAASVDFKPAKGWDIYAIRSLRWKSRTSDGYNDDNVYYPSTYHGDSMYGNNGSLPASARSQDGTTAIGSTYVTKGLKAQAWYYDFEHFGQMGYIDGMYTFPIDSEVKPFLGAQIVRETSGSNNVIVDTHTKITGKAGERVDASAWGLDAGFSLGHAKFDVSYNKLDSDRNAVGYGAIISPYTNTYATDPLYTTSMLRGLVEQGAGHAWKARAQYNFLNDDLQVITSYAHYDTVLRGTSHDLYVDIVWKLDKLLKGLQLRNRWEHTVGGKNALNPGNMPWTNNRLMLSYKF from the coding sequence ATGCGCCGGCGCCTGCTTGCGGCGGCGACGCTCGCCTGCGTCGCTGCCGGTGTCCACGCGGACGATTTCTTCCGCGATGCGACGGTGGATGGCGAGGTTCGTCTCTACCGGTTCGACCGCAACTACGACAATCCGACTAGCAAGGATTCGTTCTCCAACTCGCTGGCTGGCCTGCTGACCGTGAAGAGCGGCAAGGTGGGTGGCTTCAGCCTGGTGGCGACCGGCTTCTCCGCGCACTCGTTCGGCACGCAGTCCCACGACACGAGCCGTATCGATGCATCGCTGATGGGCCCGGATAACGTCATCGACGGCTTCTCGCAGGCCTATCTCGAATACGCGAACAAGTGGGTTACAGTGCGCGCAGGCGACCAGTACCTCAGTACGCCGTGGATGGGCCAGTCGGATTCGCGTGTCATCCCGGCGTCGTACCAGGCGGCGTCCGTCGACTTCAAACCAGCGAAGGGCTGGGATATTTACGCGATCCGCTCACTGCGCTGGAAGAGCCGCACGTCGGATGGGTACAACGACGATAACGTGTACTACCCCTCGACGTATCACGGCGACAGCATGTACGGGAACAACGGCTCACTGCCTGCTTCCGCCCGTTCGCAGGATGGCACCACGGCGATCGGCAGCACCTACGTCACCAAGGGGCTGAAGGCGCAGGCCTGGTACTACGACTTCGAGCACTTCGGTCAGATGGGTTACATCGACGGGATGTATACCTTCCCGATCGATTCCGAGGTGAAGCCGTTCCTCGGGGCGCAGATCGTTCGCGAGACCAGCGGATCGAACAACGTCATCGTCGATACGCATACGAAGATCACGGGTAAGGCCGGTGAACGCGTCGACGCTTCGGCCTGGGGCCTCGATGCTGGTTTCAGCCTTGGCCATGCGAAGTTCGATGTGTCGTACAACAAGCTCGACAGCGACCGTAACGCCGTGGGCTATGGAGCGATCATCTCGCCGTATACCAACACGTACGCGACCGATCCGCTGTATACGACCTCGATGTTGCGTGGCCTCGTTGAGCAGGGAGCGGGCCATGCGTGGAAGGCGCGTGCGCAGTACAACTTCCTCAACGACGATCTGCAGGTGATCACTTCGTACGCGCATTACGACACCGTGCTGCGCGGTACCAGCCACGATCTGTACGTCGATATCGTGTGGAAGCTCGACAAGCTTCTGAAGGGTCTGCAGCTGCGGAACCGTTGGGAGCATACGGTCGGCGGCAAGAACGCCCTCAATCCCGGGAATATGCCGTGGACCAACAACCGGTTGATGCTTAGCTACAAGTTCTAA
- a CDS encoding enoyl-CoA hydratase/isomerase family protein: MGELLVSRTGSVLELTLNRPEKMNALSASLVEALHEALDQADSDGTRLVIFRGEGKNFSAGFDFGGYDTQSEGDLVLRFVRIEQLLQRVAHASYDTLAFAQGRNFGAGVDLFAVCNRRVATTSSSFRMPGLGFGLVLGSRRFAAMVGESWARQVLQEGITFEGTEAHARGFVTVLADADAWAGERTRAETAMHGLGEDATTRLFRVTRSDTRAADMAELVASAARPGLQGRLRAYREALGK; the protein is encoded by the coding sequence ATGGGTGAGTTGCTCGTTTCCCGCACCGGCAGCGTGCTCGAGCTCACGCTCAACCGCCCCGAAAAGATGAATGCGCTGTCCGCTTCGCTGGTGGAAGCGCTGCACGAAGCACTTGACCAGGCGGATAGCGACGGTACGCGCCTGGTGATCTTCCGCGGCGAAGGCAAGAACTTCTCCGCCGGCTTCGATTTTGGTGGCTACGATACCCAGAGCGAAGGCGACCTCGTACTGCGCTTCGTCCGTATCGAACAGTTGCTGCAGCGCGTGGCCCATGCGTCCTACGACACGCTTGCCTTCGCGCAGGGGCGAAACTTTGGCGCCGGCGTGGATCTGTTCGCCGTGTGCAATCGCCGCGTCGCTACCACTTCTTCCAGCTTCCGTATGCCGGGGCTCGGTTTCGGTCTCGTGCTCGGCAGCCGCCGCTTCGCCGCGATGGTCGGCGAAAGCTGGGCCCGGCAAGTCTTGCAGGAAGGCATCACCTTTGAAGGGACGGAGGCGCACGCACGTGGCTTCGTGACCGTACTAGCCGATGCCGACGCATGGGCCGGCGAACGCACGCGCGCCGAAACCGCTATGCACGGCCTGGGCGAAGACGCCACCACCCGGCTGTTCCGAGTCACCCGTTCCGATACCCGCGCGGCCGACATGGCCGAACTCGTTGCCTCCGCGGCACGCCCCGGCCTGCAGGGCCGGCTGCGTGCGTACCGCGAAGCCCTGGGCAAATAA
- the thrC gene encoding threonine synthase, producing MRYVSTRGGAAPVSLSSAIAAGLAPDGGLFVPEVMPRVGKLPAGGFLASTAAAMLEPFFEGDGLAGELEAICADAFAHPAPRRELRIAGAHVLELFHGPTAAFKDFGARFLAACIVRLRAGAEQPLTILVATSGDTGAAVGAAFHGLPGVRVAILYPDNRVSPRQAHQLGSFGGNVRALRVEGSFDDCQRLVKGALGDPALQADVPLSSANSISLGRLLPQMAYFGHAALHADDGPMNVIVPTGNLGNAVACLWAREIGLPIGEVVFACNANDTLPEFFGGQPYRARDAIATIANAMDVGAPSNFERLRHLFGSEEAARLNGSAHGIDDATIRDTIRRHAASDGEVFCPHTATAVRVFEQRRLGGDTRAWTMAATAHPAKFDTIVEPLIGRDIEVPEALATMLAREAVAEPLAADGRLFAEWLRGWEY from the coding sequence ATGCGCTATGTGAGTACGCGCGGCGGCGCCGCGCCGGTGTCCCTTTCTTCCGCCATCGCAGCGGGGCTTGCGCCCGATGGTGGGCTGTTCGTTCCCGAGGTGATGCCGCGGGTGGGCAAGCTGCCGGCCGGTGGTTTCCTTGCCAGTACCGCTGCCGCCATGCTCGAACCGTTCTTCGAGGGTGACGGCCTGGCGGGTGAACTCGAGGCGATTTGCGCCGATGCGTTCGCCCACCCCGCGCCGCGTCGTGAACTGCGTATCGCCGGGGCCCATGTGCTGGAGCTCTTCCACGGGCCAACGGCGGCGTTCAAGGATTTCGGCGCGCGCTTCCTCGCCGCCTGCATCGTGCGTCTCCGCGCAGGCGCGGAACAGCCGCTGACCATCCTGGTGGCGACGTCCGGTGACACGGGCGCCGCGGTGGGCGCCGCGTTCCACGGGTTGCCCGGCGTGCGCGTGGCGATCCTCTACCCCGACAATCGCGTCTCGCCGCGCCAGGCCCACCAGCTCGGCAGCTTCGGCGGCAATGTGCGCGCGCTTCGTGTCGAAGGCAGCTTTGATGACTGCCAGCGGCTGGTGAAGGGCGCGCTGGGCGACCCGGCGCTGCAGGCGGATGTGCCGCTCTCTTCCGCCAACAGCATCAGCCTGGGACGCCTGCTGCCGCAGATGGCGTATTTCGGCCATGCCGCGCTGCATGCGGACGACGGCCCGATGAATGTCATCGTGCCCACCGGCAACCTGGGTAATGCCGTGGCCTGCCTGTGGGCACGCGAGATCGGCCTGCCTATCGGTGAGGTGGTGTTCGCCTGCAATGCCAATGACACCCTGCCGGAGTTCTTCGGCGGCCAGCCGTATCGGGCACGTGATGCGATCGCCACCATTGCCAACGCCATGGACGTGGGTGCCCCCAGCAACTTCGAGCGCCTGCGTCACCTGTTTGGTAGTGAAGAAGCCGCGCGATTGAACGGCAGTGCGCACGGTATCGACGACGCCACCATCCGCGACACGATCCGCCGGCACGCGGCCAGCGACGGCGAGGTGTTCTGCCCGCATACCGCCACGGCGGTGCGCGTGTTCGAACAGCGCCGGCTCGGGGGCGATACACGGGCGTGGACGATGGCCGCCACCGCGCATCCAGCGAAGTTCGACACGATTGTCGAGCCGTTGATCGGGCGCGACATTGAAGTGCCGGAGGCGTTGGCCACGATGCTCGCGCGGGAGGCCGTCGCCGAACCGCTGGCTGCCGATGGGCGGCTCTTCGCTGAGTGGTTGCGTGGGTGGGAGTACTGA
- a CDS encoding CaiB/BaiF CoA transferase family protein, translated as MQPLKGIRVIEFCSVAAGPFCAMLLADMGADVIKVEHPEGGDSMRAWPPISEGFSENFASVNRNKRSVTLDLKDPEDNARARELSANADVVIENNRPGVMARLGLDFATLSKINPRLVYCSISAFGQEGPRAREAGFDLTIQAMAGVMSVTGEEGGAPVKCGVPLSDFATGLYAAFAVTSGLREVEVNGKGMHIDASMFGASLAVGALQTSQYFGSGIDPVKLGSAHPRNAPYQAFKVADGYVAMAAGNNALFRSAAAAIGREELAGLERFGSTALRAQHQAELKQIFESVFETLSVQQVLAMFRDAGVPCAPLNSYSEALADEQVAYMGWVQPLELPSGVVTRTFASPLRFAGEGLPIYRRPPALGEHNVEVFGETTPVAEASHG; from the coding sequence GTGCAGCCGTTGAAAGGCATTCGAGTTATCGAGTTCTGCAGCGTGGCCGCGGGCCCGTTTTGCGCCATGTTGCTGGCCGACATGGGCGCCGATGTGATCAAGGTTGAACACCCCGAGGGCGGCGACAGCATGCGCGCCTGGCCGCCCATCAGCGAGGGCTTCAGCGAGAACTTCGCCTCGGTGAACCGCAACAAGCGTTCGGTCACGCTGGATCTGAAGGATCCGGAAGACAACGCTCGCGCCCGCGAGCTCTCGGCCAACGCCGACGTCGTGATCGAGAACAACCGCCCCGGCGTCATGGCGCGCCTCGGCCTGGATTTCGCCACGCTGTCGAAGATCAACCCGCGCCTGGTCTACTGCTCCATCTCGGCGTTCGGCCAGGAGGGTCCGCGCGCCCGCGAGGCCGGCTTCGACCTCACGATCCAGGCCATGGCCGGCGTGATGAGCGTCACTGGCGAGGAAGGCGGCGCGCCGGTGAAGTGCGGCGTGCCGCTGTCGGACTTCGCCACGGGCCTTTACGCCGCGTTCGCTGTCACCAGCGGTCTGCGTGAGGTCGAGGTCAACGGCAAGGGCATGCACATCGATGCGTCGATGTTCGGCGCCTCGCTCGCCGTGGGTGCGCTGCAGACCAGCCAGTACTTCGGCAGCGGCATCGATCCGGTGAAGCTCGGCTCTGCGCATCCGCGCAATGCGCCGTACCAGGCGTTCAAGGTGGCCGATGGCTATGTGGCCATGGCGGCGGGCAACAACGCCTTGTTCCGTTCCGCCGCGGCCGCGATCGGCCGCGAGGAGCTTGCCGGCCTCGAACGCTTCGGTTCCACCGCTTTGCGGGCGCAACATCAGGCCGAGCTGAAGCAGATTTTTGAATCAGTATTCGAGACACTTTCGGTGCAGCAGGTACTGGCCATGTTCCGCGATGCGGGCGTGCCGTGCGCTCCGCTCAACAGCTACTCCGAAGCACTGGCCGATGAGCAGGTGGCCTACATGGGCTGGGTCCAGCCGCTGGAGCTGCCGTCGGGCGTCGTCACCCGCACGTTCGCATCGCCGCTGCGCTTCGCCGGTGAAGGTCTGCCGATCTACCGTCGCCCGCCGGCCCTGGGCGAGCACAATGTCGAAGTGTTCGGCGAGACCACACCCGTGGCGGAGGCCAGCCATGGGTGA
- a CDS encoding CoA transferase subunit A has product MSTSKIIPLGDLTAMVPDGSSLALGGSFLHRGPFSFVRELIRQGKRDLEIIKQSPGYDIDILCRAGCVRRTRAGIVAMEGNFGLAPYYRKAVEQKEIELEEHACASLTAGLRASAFGVPFQPCGGLHGSAVPELNGWKKIEDPYGTGEEVYVIPKITPDFAVIHANEVSPEGDVRVFGTSHWDRIMSRSAKRVLVIAERVASSASFSTQPELTLIPHFLVDAIAIVPGGAWPGSCWPHYEVDYPAVEAYLPAGDDVLAAHLAAAPEAKEAAHA; this is encoded by the coding sequence GTGAGTACTTCCAAGATCATCCCGCTCGGCGATCTCACCGCCATGGTCCCCGACGGCAGCTCCCTCGCGCTTGGTGGCAGCTTCCTCCACCGCGGCCCGTTCTCGTTCGTCCGCGAGCTTATCCGCCAGGGCAAACGCGACCTCGAGATCATCAAGCAATCGCCGGGCTACGACATCGACATCCTGTGCCGCGCCGGCTGCGTGCGCCGTACCCGCGCCGGCATCGTCGCGATGGAAGGCAACTTCGGCCTCGCGCCGTACTACCGCAAGGCGGTGGAGCAGAAGGAAATCGAGCTCGAGGAACACGCCTGCGCCAGCCTCACCGCCGGCCTGCGCGCCTCGGCGTTCGGCGTGCCGTTCCAGCCTTGCGGCGGCCTGCACGGCTCAGCCGTGCCCGAGCTCAATGGCTGGAAGAAGATCGAAGATCCGTACGGTACGGGCGAAGAGGTCTATGTGATCCCGAAGATCACCCCGGATTTCGCGGTGATCCACGCGAACGAAGTGAGCCCCGAGGGCGACGTGCGCGTGTTCGGCACCTCGCATTGGGACCGGATCATGTCGCGCTCCGCGAAGCGCGTGCTGGTGATCGCCGAGCGGGTCGCGAGCAGCGCCTCGTTCTCGACCCAGCCGGAACTCACGCTTATCCCGCACTTCCTCGTCGACGCCATCGCCATCGTGCCGGGTGGTGCGTGGCCAGGTTCGTGCTGGCCGCATTACGAGGTGGATTACCCGGCCGTCGAGGCCTACCTGCCTGCGGGCGACGACGTGCTCGCTGCCCATCTCGCCGCAGCCCCGGAAGCCAAGGAGGCCGCCCATGCGTGA